Proteins encoded by one window of Lutibacter sp. A64:
- the hemL gene encoding glutamate-1-semialdehyde 2,1-aminomutase yields MKLEKSIELYTKGKKHLVGAVNSPVRAFKSVGGVPIFIEKAKGSKIYDVDGNEYVDMVLSYGPMILGHRNSTVEKTIKKYLKNGYTFGASTKGEIILAGLVCDAFPGMDKVRFVNSGTEAVLSAIRLARAFTGKNKIIKFSGCYHGHSDALLVAAGSGLATLSIPGSKGVPEEAVRNTLIAEYNNIDSVEKHLRKDDVAAVIIEPIAGNMGVIQPNEDFIEELRALTKASGVLLIADEVMTGFRSQFGGAQELLGFEADITCLGKVVGGGFPVGAYGARNEIMEMVSPLGDMYQAGTLSGNPIAMSCGIATLKELKKQDPYKDFEKTAAFLEREMKAAAKENGIDLQVNRFGSMLNPFFTKEKVVDFKTAQTSDTKKFKTFFWKMMEHGVFLPPSQFESWFLATAMTKRDIYKVRSAIQIAMKAVADKFN; encoded by the coding sequence ATGAAATTAGAAAAATCCATAGAACTTTATACAAAAGGTAAAAAACATTTAGTTGGAGCGGTAAATTCACCAGTAAGGGCATTTAAATCTGTTGGTGGAGTTCCTATTTTTATTGAAAAAGCCAAAGGAAGTAAAATTTATGATGTTGATGGAAATGAGTATGTTGATATGGTTTTATCTTATGGTCCAATGATTTTAGGTCATAGAAATAGTACCGTTGAAAAAACTATAAAAAAATACTTAAAAAACGGATATACTTTTGGAGCTTCAACCAAAGGAGAAATAATACTAGCAGGCTTGGTTTGTGATGCCTTTCCTGGTATGGATAAAGTTCGTTTTGTAAACTCTGGTACAGAAGCTGTTTTAAGTGCAATTCGTTTGGCTAGAGCGTTTACAGGCAAAAATAAAATAATAAAATTTTCTGGTTGTTACCATGGTCATTCCGATGCTTTATTGGTTGCAGCGGGTTCTGGTTTAGCAACATTAAGTATTCCTGGAAGTAAAGGAGTACCAGAAGAAGCTGTAAGAAATACGCTTATTGCAGAGTATAATAATATAGATAGTGTAGAAAAACATTTAAGAAAAGATGATGTAGCAGCTGTTATTATTGAGCCAATAGCTGGAAATATGGGTGTTATTCAACCAAATGAAGATTTTATTGAAGAATTAAGAGCATTAACAAAAGCTAGTGGTGTTTTATTAATAGCAGATGAGGTAATGACTGGTTTTAGATCTCAATTTGGAGGAGCACAAGAATTGTTAGGTTTTGAAGCTGATATTACTTGTTTAGGAAAAGTAGTAGGTGGAGGTTTTCCAGTAGGTGCTTATGGAGCAAGAAATGAAATTATGGAAATGGTTTCACCTCTAGGTGATATGTATCAAGCTGGAACATTGTCTGGAAATCCAATAGCAATGTCTTGTGGTATTGCAACTTTAAAAGAATTAAAAAAACAAGATCCATATAAAGATTTTGAAAAAACTGCAGCATTTTTAGAGCGTGAAATGAAAGCTGCAGCCAAAGAAAATGGTATAGATTTACAAGTAAATAGATTTGGGTCTATGTTAAATCCATTCTTTACTAAAGAAAAAGTAGTAGATTTTAAAACAGCTCAAACCAGTGATACCAAAAAGTTTAAAACATTCTTTTGGAAAATGATGGAGCACGGAGTATTCTTACCACCATCACAATTTGAATCTTGGTTTTTGGCAACTGCTATGACAAAAAGAGATATTTATAAGGTGCGTTCGGCAATACAAATAGCAATGAAAGCTGTTGCAGATAAATTTAATTAA
- the hemE gene encoding uroporphyrinogen decarboxylase: MIKNDLFLRALKGETVERPPVWMMRQAGRYLPEFIAIREKYDFFTRCRTPELASEITVQPIRRYGMDAAILFSDILVIPQAMNIEVEMKPGVGPWLPNPIRSQKDVDNVIVPDVTVELGYVMEAIKATKELLNNEIPLIGFAGSPWTILCYCVQGQGSKNFDKAKEFCFTQPIAAHTLLQKITDTTIAYLKEKVKSGVNAVQIFDSWGGMLSPTDYQEFSWKYINQIIEALKDDAPVIAFGKGCWFALEDMANSNASAIGVDWTVAPKVARALTGNKVTLQGNFDPVRLLSPPKVIKTMVKDMIDEFGKDKYIVNLGHGILPHVPLDNAKAFIDAVKEYNN, translated from the coding sequence ATGATAAAAAACGATTTATTTTTAAGAGCATTAAAAGGAGAAACTGTTGAGCGTCCACCAGTTTGGATGATGCGTCAGGCAGGAAGATATTTACCAGAGTTTATAGCTATTCGTGAAAAATATGATTTTTTTACACGTTGTAGAACTCCAGAATTAGCTTCAGAAATAACAGTACAACCAATTCGTAGATATGGTATGGATGCTGCTATTTTATTTTCTGATATTTTAGTAATTCCTCAAGCTATGAATATTGAGGTTGAAATGAAACCAGGTGTTGGTCCTTGGTTACCAAACCCTATTCGATCTCAAAAAGATGTAGACAATGTAATTGTGCCAGATGTAACTGTTGAATTAGGTTATGTTATGGAAGCAATTAAAGCAACCAAAGAGTTGTTGAATAACGAGATTCCGTTAATTGGTTTTGCAGGTTCACCTTGGACAATTTTATGTTATTGCGTACAAGGTCAAGGTTCAAAAAACTTTGATAAAGCTAAAGAATTTTGTTTTACACAACCAATTGCAGCGCATACGTTATTGCAAAAAATAACAGATACAACCATTGCTTACTTAAAAGAAAAAGTAAAATCGGGTGTAAATGCTGTTCAAATTTTTGATTCTTGGGGAGGAATGTTATCTCCAACAGATTATCAAGAATTTTCTTGGAAATACATCAATCAAATTATTGAAGCATTAAAAGATGATGCGCCAGTAATTGCCTTTGGAAAAGGATGTTGGTTTGCATTGGAAGATATGGCAAATTCAAATGCATCAGCTATTGGTGTTGATTGGACAGTTGCTCCAAAAGTGGCAAGAGCATTAACTGGAAATAAAGTAACTTTACAAGGTAATTTTGATCCAGTTCGTTTATTGTCGCCTCCAAAAGTAATTAAAACAATGGTGAAAGATATGATTGATGAATTTGGAAAAGATAAATATATTGTAAATTTAGGTCACGGAATTTTACCACACGTACCTTTAGATAATGCCAAAGCATTTATTGATGCTGTTAAAGAGTATAATAACTAG
- the hemB gene encoding porphobilinogen synthase, protein MNRTRRLRKTENIRRLVRENKLTIDDLIYPLFIEEGTNIEAEIVSMPGIKRYSLDTISKELDEVVALDIPAVLLFGIPSKKDDTGSETWNDEGIMQQAIRFIKKNYPSLYVITDVCFCEYTSHGHCGIIHDKDVDNDATLVNISKQVISHAKAGVDMVAPSGMMDGMIETIREALDNTGFSNLPIMSYAVKYSSAFYGPFRDAADSAPTFGDRRTYQMDPSNRDEGLREATFDDQEGADILMVKPALAYLDIIRDLKNNFDRPIACYNVSGEYAMIKAAAEKGWIDGERVMMESLLSMKRAGADIIITYFAKEVARLLKK, encoded by the coding sequence ATGAATAGAACCAGACGTTTACGTAAAACAGAAAATATTCGCCGCTTAGTTAGAGAAAATAAACTAACAATAGACGATTTAATTTACCCTTTATTTATTGAAGAAGGTACAAATATTGAAGCAGAAATTGTTTCAATGCCAGGAATTAAGCGGTACTCTTTAGATACTATTTCAAAAGAATTAGATGAAGTTGTGGCTTTAGATATTCCTGCAGTATTGTTATTTGGAATTCCTTCAAAAAAAGATGATACCGGTTCTGAAACATGGAATGATGAAGGAATTATGCAACAAGCAATTCGTTTTATTAAAAAAAATTACCCGAGTTTATATGTAATTACAGACGTTTGTTTTTGCGAATATACAAGTCACGGACATTGTGGAATTATTCACGATAAAGATGTGGATAATGATGCAACTTTAGTAAATATATCGAAACAAGTAATTTCACATGCAAAAGCAGGTGTTGATATGGTTGCGCCTTCAGGAATGATGGACGGGATGATTGAAACTATTCGAGAAGCGCTTGATAATACAGGTTTTTCTAATTTGCCAATTATGTCGTATGCTGTAAAATACTCTTCTGCATTTTATGGACCATTTAGAGACGCTGCAGATTCAGCGCCAACTTTTGGAGATAGAAGAACGTATCAAATGGATCCTTCAAATAGAGATGAAGGTTTGCGCGAAGCAACTTTTGACGATCAAGAAGGGGCAGATATTTTAATGGTAAAACCGGCCTTAGCTTATTTAGATATTATTAGAGATTTAAAAAATAATTTTGACCGTCCAATTGCGTGTTATAATGTAAGTGGAGAATATGCAATGATAAAAGCGGCAGCAGAAAAAGGGTGGATTGATGGTGAACGTGTAATGATGGAAAGCTTATTGTCTATGAAAAGGGCAGGAGCCGATATTATTATTACTTATTTTGCTAAAGAGGTAGCAAGATTATTAAAAAAATAA